CATTTGCAGTATTATTAGGAGATGATATTGTTGATTGTGAAACACCTTGCTTAAAGCAATTAATAAATGCATATGATGAATATAAGACAAGTATACTAGGAGTACAAGAAGTAGCAAAAGAAGATACTAATAAATATGGAATATTAGATGTTAAACATATAGAAGATAGAGTATACAAAGTAAAAGATATGGTTGAAAAGCCATCTATAGAAGAAGCGCCATCAAATGTAGCTATACTTGGAAGATATATAATAACCCCTGAAATATTTAAAATATTAGAAAATCAAGAACCAGGAAAAGGTGGAGAAATACAATTAACTGATGCTCTAAAAACATTAGGAAAACAAGAAGCTATATATGCATATAATTTTGAAGGAAGAAGATATGATGTAGGAGATAAATTAGGATTCTTAGAAGCGACTATAGACTTTGCTTTAAAGAGAGATAATTTAAGAGATGATTTATTAGACTATATGAAAAATATTATAAAAAATATAGATGAAGATTTATCATTAGAAAATAAAGAAGTAG
The sequence above is a segment of the Tissierellales bacterium genome. Coding sequences within it:
- the galU gene encoding UTP--glucose-1-phosphate uridylyltransferase GalU, with amino-acid sequence MTVKKAIIPAAGLGTRFLPATKSQPKEMLPIVDKPTLQYIIEEAIESGIEEILIITGRNKKSIEDHFDKSVELELELEQKGKLEMLEMVKGISNMVNIHYIRQKEPKGLGHAIHCAKSFIGNEPFAVLLGDDIVDCETPCLKQLINAYDEYKTSILGVQEVAKEDTNKYGILDVKHIEDRVYKVKDMVEKPSIEEAPSNVAILGRYIITPEIFKILENQEPGKGGEIQLTDALKTLGKQEAIYAYNFEGRRYDVGDKLGFLEATIDFALKRDNLRDDLLDYMKNIIKNIDEDLSLENKEVAIDKE